Proteins from one Bacteriovorax sp. BAL6_X genomic window:
- a CDS encoding DegT/DnrJ/EryC1/StrS aminotransferase family protein, which translates to MSVNGVPFITLNRFEDGFREEFLSGVETLFDNTQFIGGPQVNKLEEKLAAKTGAKYSVGCANGTDAIQIALRASGVEKNDVVLVPDMTFWATFEAVVNVGANPATVDVSRETLHWDKETFKEAVEKFKPKAAILVHLYGWACPDTMEIRQIAEENGVMLIEDGAQCYGTTINGESILGTAKISTTSFYPAKVLGASGDAGAIFSNDETLINTCRTLINHGRTSHYSHGLIGWNSRIGAYEALFLNLSLEHIDARLDSRRKAVKYYQENLQGLPLKMQSVPAHVGENGYCSVALIEPELRDGLTAALKEANVGFGTIYPGAMSKQEGAPAHSVGSIDRGNADYISKAVLNLPCFAYITEEECEYVCQVVKNYFSK; encoded by the coding sequence ATGTCAGTAAACGGCGTACCATTTATTACTTTAAATCGCTTTGAAGATGGGTTTCGTGAAGAATTCCTTTCGGGCGTTGAAACACTATTTGATAACACACAATTTATTGGTGGACCTCAGGTTAACAAACTTGAAGAGAAGCTAGCAGCTAAGACTGGAGCTAAATACTCAGTTGGTTGTGCCAATGGAACAGATGCGATCCAAATTGCCCTAAGAGCAAGTGGCGTTGAGAAGAATGATGTTGTTCTTGTTCCTGATATGACTTTTTGGGCGACTTTTGAGGCCGTTGTTAACGTTGGTGCAAATCCGGCAACTGTCGATGTTAGTCGCGAAACTCTTCACTGGGATAAGGAAACTTTCAAAGAAGCAGTTGAGAAATTTAAGCCAAAGGCCGCTATTCTTGTTCACCTATACGGTTGGGCATGTCCAGATACAATGGAAATCAGACAAATTGCTGAAGAAAATGGCGTAATGCTAATTGAAGACGGAGCTCAGTGCTATGGGACGACGATCAATGGAGAATCGATTCTAGGTACTGCAAAAATTTCAACAACAAGCTTCTACCCAGCAAAGGTTTTAGGAGCTTCTGGAGATGCTGGAGCGATCTTCTCAAATGATGAAACTCTAATTAATACTTGTCGTACTCTAATCAACCACGGACGTACAAGTCACTATAGCCACGGCCTAATTGGCTGGAATTCAAGAATTGGTGCTTACGAAGCGCTATTTCTAAATCTTTCTCTTGAGCATATTGATGCAAGACTTGATTCACGCCGCAAGGCCGTTAAGTACTATCAAGAAAACCTTCAAGGGCTTCCTCTTAAGATGCAATCAGTACCAGCTCATGTAGGTGAAAATGGTTACTGTAGTGTTGCTCTTATTGAGCCAGAGCTCAGAGATGGTCTTACAGCTGCTCTAAAAGAAGCAAATGTAGGATTTGGGACAATTTATCCAGGTGCCATGAGTAAGCAAGAAGGTGCTCCTGCCCACAGTGTTGGATCAATTGATCGCGGTAATGCCGATTATATTAGTAAAGCAGTTTTAAATCTGCCATGTTTCGCCTATATCACGGAAGAAGAATGCGAGTACGTTTGCCAAGTTGTAAAAAATTACTTTTCAAAATAA
- a CDS encoding MipA/OmpV family protein, which produces MRVRLPSCKKLLFKIIISGAVFAAPVFSNGRTERLNQLERERSKRPIPTNQVGLGTSFSSSLYKVGDKFDIPVVPSINYNYKRFSFRGIAASFRLFPLTSLTLSPDFNKVEAEAGTYNDGLKERDRSLDLGLTFMLPTKWFMTRFSYAHDISGRSQASKYYVSVSKAFPIEPWKDEKIVLIPALTYSQYSDNWSRYYFGVSSLEARADRPEYTPGASHQLSARLIVNYPIGKKYVLNSFYSYTKYSSAVEDSPLTKRGYRESIFLGLNYILGKSVQ; this is translated from the coding sequence ATGCGAGTACGTTTGCCAAGTTGTAAAAAATTACTTTTCAAAATAATCATATCAGGGGCCGTTTTTGCGGCCCCTGTTTTTTCTAACGGAAGAACCGAAAGGCTCAATCAGTTAGAAAGAGAAAGAAGTAAAAGGCCTATTCCAACTAATCAAGTTGGCCTTGGGACTAGTTTTTCATCTTCTCTCTATAAAGTTGGGGATAAATTCGATATTCCTGTCGTTCCTTCAATTAACTACAATTATAAGAGATTTTCTTTTCGTGGGATTGCCGCAAGCTTTCGCCTATTTCCCTTAACAAGTCTAACGCTATCTCCAGACTTTAACAAAGTAGAGGCCGAAGCAGGAACATACAACGATGGACTAAAAGAGCGTGATCGCTCCCTTGATCTTGGTCTAACATTTATGTTGCCGACAAAGTGGTTTATGACAAGATTTAGTTACGCGCATGATATCAGCGGTCGATCACAGGCCAGCAAATACTATGTATCTGTTTCTAAGGCCTTTCCAATTGAACCTTGGAAGGATGAAAAAATTGTTTTAATTCCAGCTCTTACGTATTCTCAGTATAGTGATAATTGGAGCCGTTACTACTTTGGTGTCTCAAGTCTTGAAGCACGCGCAGATCGCCCAGAATACACTCCAGGGGCATCTCACCAGCTAAGTGCTAGGCTCATTGTGAATTACCCTATTGGCAAGAAGTACGTGCTTAATAGCTTCTATTCGTATACGAAGTATTCTTCCGCGGTAGAAGATAGCCCCTTAACGAAAAGAGGCTACCGCGAAAGTATTTTTCTTGGACTAAATTATATTCTTGGGAAATCTGTACAATAA